Genomic window (Helianthus annuus cultivar XRQ/B chromosome 3, HanXRQr2.0-SUNRISE, whole genome shotgun sequence):
aataaaaaaaaaaacaattgttGCTATCTTTTTTTTTTAGACCTGCGAGCAGAAGGTTTTTTCAGCCATTAAATAACCCCCTTTTTTTATGTGACATTATAGTTTTAGGTTTTATATTAAGTTAGACATAAAACTAACTTTACTAAATCAAGTGTAATAATATGAGGTGAGTGGaaggttatttaaaaaaaaacacaacaacTAATCACGGAGGAAGGCTGAAATTCGCAGATTCTGCCATGTTCCATTTCTTTTTTTTATTGATATTTAATTGACGTATAATATAGTTGTGACATAAGGTAGTGTTATGTAATTAAAACAACCAATCAAGAATATATATTGTGAACTTGGATGTGTTTTAAAACAATTCAATTACATCAGCCCCTAAGTTGCGATTGGACTGATGTACGtccacttttatttatttatttttttttgtgctTGAACTAAAAGAATAACTAAGGTGTAGACATGGATTTAAATTGAAGGGATGTGGGTCACGACAAtgttttactatatatatttttttataaactatagtgtttattattaatatataatatgaatatagtttatatatatattagtgtTTAATCTATATATAAGACATGAATTAAGTggataagtttgtataaaaaggCATAGGTTGTGTATTTGTGAACGTATAATCGAGTGGTTGCACGTATAGGATATCTAGATTGACGTATTGGTCATAAGTTACGGATGTAAGTTTCCAAAAAAAAGGTGCATGAATAATCTTTCTAATTAAAGTAAGTTTCAAAACGCGAGTCGTTACATTATTAGAAACGTTAGCGGGTGTCTATGAACGCGTTATATGGAATTAGATGATTATATGCTTAAACTTACCTAAATGAGTAATTGAATGACAACGTGATTCGGTGACTATGTGTTAGACTACGTGTAGGAATTCATAAATTAAACTAGTTGAAACGCTAAACATATCAGGAGGAGATTGACATTCCTCATTACTTTTCAAGTTTaataccgagcaaactaaggtgagttcacaatcATTTACAAAAGCATGCGTTCCTAGTTGTAACAACTTTTTTTTTACGGTAGCCCTGTTTGGGGCTACACGCGCGTTCCTTGTGAGAACCACTTAAACATACTATCCACTAGAGGTGGATAGTACACTGGAACTAAATGAAAACTCTATCTTGAAAGTCCCTATATTTACCGATTAGATTGTCGGGTGGGCATACGCgggatattagttgatagcgctattaggtttgacaaacctcacaccgtgctgaAGGCCGGACGTGAACTTCTAACCTTCACTCTTGCATTAATGTTGATAGACGTTAATGAGGGCACAAACAAAATGTCAGCATTCGATACACAGTTTAGTCATGTGATGAGGGTTAGCCACCCGatttatacataaataaaaaacGTCGTGAACTTTACTTTTGCTAAACTATAATTTGTGAATTCGCCAACTTTATTGTTGACATGTAGTTCATGCTTTGCAGATCAGTAGGTACAACTATGGACGGGCGTTGCAATCGACTGGAGTGGGTGGTTCGTTAAAACTTTATGTTTTAAACATTTACTAAACTTATGGTTTTCAAGTTCTTGATGGCTTTTACTTTATTTTTCCGCTGCAACATAATTGTGTTATGGACAACTAAACTTTATCACTAATGATGTTATTAGTAAAGTTTATATGAATTTAAATGGTTGATCCAACATGATTAGTGactagatcctggtcagtcacacgcttCGCGGTAAAATTCTGCATGTggaaattgagggtgtgacacaTGTCATTAAGCTAgtgccacatcagctgccacgtcataaAAAAGCCAGGCCATATGCCATGTCATCACAAAAGCTAAGCCATATGCCATGTCGGCTGCCACCTCAACTGCCACATAATAAAAAAATTCCATGTAAGATGCCACATCAATACACAAGTGCCACCTTagaaaaaaactaactgggttaaggTTCAGTTAGTTTGAGAGTGCTATCAACCAATAAGTTAAAAGGTAAGAGTAGTGTGACACATATCGAAAGTTGAGAGTGGTATCGACCAATCGAtgaaaattaaatttatttaaatccaatatcagAAATAAAATTACAAACTTATGCATCGTTGTTGTCTGACTAGTAAAACCGAATAATAGTCCTATTAGGGGGTACGGTGTGGCATTGGTGAAGGGCTGTAAACTTGGTTTATCGAAGTGACAAACCAATGCTAGCACAAGTTTACCGATCAAAGTGGTTTCATACGATGAACCTTGGAGAGAGGGAGGGAAGGGGAGAGAATAATAATATTGTTATTCTTTCTGTATAGATATGCactaaattaattaattaattaaataaataattagaaAGTGGAAATCGTTTGTTTACCTATTAGACGCATCAAAGGTCAACAACGTAATTTCACTTTCTCGTCTCAACTCTCAACTCCCTCAACCTCTCTCTCTCCTGTTTCGTCTCCGTTGCTCATCTGTTcgcaactttctctctctagattcaACGTATTCTCGCAAACAAACTCTCTCGATCTTCGCTAAACAACATCTATTTGATTCAATCTTCACTGATCTATCACAATACTAACAACAATCGAGCATTATACCGATCCAAATCCGTTAAAGTCACGAATCAGCGAAATTCCGAGCTGATTTGATGGCGGCGACGACAATGGCGACGGCGGCAGGAGCGGTGGTGCTGCTGTACTACGTATTGGCTCGGAGAATGACGTCAGCTGACGCGAAGGCTGTGGAGGATGATGAAGGACGTGAGTATATGAAATCGAGTAAATCTAAGAGGAAGATCGTGCAGAGGAGACCGGCGCAGGCGCCTGCCACGTGGCTTGAAACGATTTCGACTTTGTCTGAGACGCTTAGGTTTACGTATTCGGAAACCCTAGGGAAATGGCCTATTGGTGATTTGGCGTTTGGTATTAATTATTTGATGCGAAGGCAGGTAACGCGTTTTTTTAAGTTACTTTTGAAGTTTGAGTTTGTGTTTTTGattgattaaaataaatattgataTGTTAGGGTAGAATGTGTGAATAAATTGGAGAAGATGAGGTTGAAAACTGGTTTGATCTAGGGTTTCTTGACTTATCTGTTCGCAATTTTACATATCCAGttatgtgtttggactatttgcagttaaaattttatttagtTATTAAGTTTTCAGAAAGACTCGTTATGTTCGTATTCACTTTGAAGTTATAGGAATCATACTGAGTTACTGATTATCTGTAGGGATCACTAAGTTCTTGCATCATGAGTGTAATGCTTTGAGATGTTGAAGAATGAACATCAATAAGTTTTTGTGTAATATGCTGTCATGCTGTTTTGCGTGGTTATTTTTGCTTTTGACAAGGTCAGACTGTTTTAACTTTTAATGTGCTGAACGCTGATTCAGGGTAATGTACAAGTAGCTAGTGTATATGCTGGAGAAAATAGTATACAGCTTAAGGGACCTGAAATCGTTGCAGAGTTGAAACACTATTTGCAGCTGTTGACTCTTTGCATCCTTTTCTCAAAGAAACCGTTCCCAGTGTTTTTGGAGTCTGCTGGTTATACAGAAGCAGATGTTTTATTGCAAAAGCCGAAAGCCGGGGTATAAgttgttttttataaatataataagGTATTAAGGTGTACTTGTTTAGTCATCTGTATTAATGGGGTTGATGTTTTTTTGAATGCAGATTTTGAAGCCTGCTTTCACAATAATATGTGATAAAAAATCCAAGTGCTTTCTTTTACTAATTCGAGGCACACATAGTATTAAAGATACGCTGACAGCAGCAACGGGTGGTGTTGTTCCTTTTCACCATTCCGTTTTACATGATGGTGGGATAAGTAATCTTATTTTAGGTTATGCACATTGTGGGATGGTTGCTGCTGCTAGGTGGATTGCAAAGCTCAGTATACCCTTTCTTCTTGAATCCCTAAAAGAAAACCCTGGTTTTGAAGTAAAGGTAGATTTTATCTTTGAATGTAAAAGTAATATTTAAACTTTGTTGCTACTAAGGCTGATGCTTAAGACAATAAATGCACATGAACTTGCAATTTTCGTTTCGATTACATAACATTATTAACATTTTACTGCAACTACTGCCATGTAGGAATCATGCAATCTGCTGACAATTTGAAAGTAAACATAGTCGTTTTCTTCAACAACAAACGATGGCAGTTTTTGTTGAATCACGCTCAATTAGAAAATTAGATTTGCTAAATAAGCTTAATTGATGATTGTCTTTATGTGATGCAAAGGAGAGTGCTCTAAATCATGACAAAAAATCGTCATGAACATCTTACTATCATAAGTTCACATTGGAAAACCTTCGTTATCATATTGGAAACATAATTTGCCCATGAAATTCATAATCCTTCTGTCCGAGAAAAAACCCCACAACTTTTGACATGGCAGAGGGTTTGGTAAAGATGTGTGACTGTTGATAAGATGTCTGTAATACATTAAGACCCCATCATAAAGTCTGTTTAAAAGAAGTTATGGTCCAAATAGCAATTGCTGATTTTACTAGCTTAATGTGTTCATTGCATATACTTTTTGTTTGAATCCGTCAGCTACATACCTTATGGACGTGTTACTTCAGTCTCACTCCGCTAGTTGAAATAGTGCTCTAATGAGCTTTTGTATTTCCTTTTTTAGATTGTAGGCCATTCACTTGGCGGTGGGACCGCTGCACTCTTAACATACATTCTTCGAGAACACAAAGACTTATCATCTATTTCGTGCATTACATTTGCACCAGGTATACATACCTCTACTTTATTTCCCTTTTACCAAATTAGTGGTCGGAGAATATAGACTTTTACAGTCTCCAGATATACATCTATTTATCTTCATCATGGGAATCCTATAGATTTGTTTATGCCTTCAACTGGGAACAAATGGCCTTTATGTTAAAAGAAAAATTTGTTAAAAAGTGGAAGTTAAATAAAAGGAAGAATTACAGTTTTTGTTGATTCATGAATCTATATATTTTGCAGCTGCTTGTATGACATGGGAATTGGCCGAATCGGGTAAGCACTTCATCACCACAGTTATCAATGGCTCTGATCTGGTGCCTACATTCTCAACTGCTTCTATAGATGATCTACGCACCGAGGTACTATTAACTCCCAAATTCCAGCATTTTAATTTTCCTAAAAAACAATTTTAATAGAGTTTTTGATCTACAGGTTACAGCATCCTCTTGGTTAAACGATCTGCGTGATCAAGTTGAGCAAACTAGGGTTTTGAATGTTGTATTTCGTTCAGCTACTGCTTTGGGCTCTCGTCTCCCGTCAATAGCCAATGCAAGAGCCAAAGTCGCTGGTGCTGGTGCGATGCTCCGTCCTGTTTCTAGTAGCACCCAGGTCTAACCTCTACATATATTTGTTCACTTATCTTACAAGTGGCaaatgggtgggttgggtaaCTGGTCAATATGGCTTCGAGTCTTTAAATATATacgtagggctgtaaacgaatcgaacgaacaagaacaagaccttgttcgtgttcgtttgttaaggaaatatatgtTTTCCACGAACTGtttatgaacacttaccgaacgaaaTTTTATGGTCGTGTTCGCTTGTTATGGAAATGAACgtattcgtgttcgtttgttaactTTAGGTACCAAACgcaaacgaacgttcatgaacacaagctaatgttcatgaacacaatcAAGCATTCATGAAGAGCACTGATacatattaaatattttatttgtcggaattgtgaagtatttaaataaaatataaaaattaaagacactaatgaactatcgaacacaaatgaacataaatgaatgacggcgacctttgttcatgtttgttcatttaactaaacgaacgaagtttcttgttcgtgttcgtcatttattaaattattaaacgaacgaacgcaaacaaacttcccgccgaacggttcacgaactgtgcGGTGAaagttcggttcgtttgcagctcTAGTCATTAGGGTTCACCTTTATAAGACTTGTAACGGCTCGGTTGGGATTGGCATCTAACACTttctgtcttttttttttttttaactttttagtaCTAGTATTAGGTGGTGTCACTAGTGTGTCATGtatgataaaaatatatatcactTTAATAGatgctaataataataataataatttaatttcTCGATTATTTTCACATTCATTGCAAACCCGATAGAGATAGAATAGAACACATCCCAAATTGAAGCGTTTAAAGTTTATTGGTCAAATGCCACCTCTATTGTCATTAAGTTTGTACTGTTGTAAAAATTTAACCCAAGGAAGGCCTAAAAAAGTTTCTCTTTTTAATTCTAGGTTGTGATGAAACGTGCTCAAAACGTGGCTCAGGCAGTAGTCAGAACCCGATCAACCCTATCGGCATGGTCATGCATGGGTGCACGTCGTCGAGCTGTCGGCGCCACACCAAGTGACAGTTTTTCCGAAACTTCACTCATACTCGAAAAGAACCCAGATTCTCTCACAACCGACGCCAACCATCCAGCCCACGAACCAAACATGGATCAGGGTTCTTCCAGTGATGGTTCCGGGTCGGGTCACGACGACACAGATGAAGAGGAGCTTCTTATTCCCGTGGACCATGTTACATCCAAATCTGAACACATAACCGAAGGCGAATTGTTATATGAACTTGAGAAAGAACTTCAAAGGCAAGAAAACGAGGCCCATATTCAAGCCCAAAAGGAAGAAGAGGCTGCAGCCGAAGAAATCATAGAAGAGGAAAAAGTTATAATAGCCGATTCAGTTGATCATGAACAGCCAATTTCTTCATCGGATATGTCGGAAAATCAACATTTGTATCCTCCGGGAAGAATAATGCAT
Coding sequences:
- the LOC110930400 gene encoding uncharacterized protein LOC110930400, with translation MAATTMATAAGAVVLLYYVLARRMTSADAKAVEDDEGREYMKSSKSKRKIVQRRPAQAPATWLETISTLSETLRFTYSETLGKWPIGDLAFGINYLMRRQGNVQVASVYAGENSIQLKGPEIVAELKHYLQLLTLCILFSKKPFPVFLESAGYTEADVLLQKPKAGILKPAFTIICDKKSKCFLLLIRGTHSIKDTLTAATGGVVPFHHSVLHDGGISNLILGYAHCGMVAAARWIAKLSIPFLLESLKENPGFEVKIVGHSLGGGTAALLTYILREHKDLSSISCITFAPAACMTWELAESGKHFITTVINGSDLVPTFSTASIDDLRTEVTASSWLNDLRDQVEQTRVLNVVFRSATALGSRLPSIANARAKVAGAGAMLRPVSSSTQVVMKRAQNVAQAVVRTRSTLSAWSCMGARRRAVGATPSDSFSETSLILEKNPDSLTTDANHPAHEPNMDQGSSSDGSGSGHDDTDEEELLIPVDHVTSKSEHITEGELLYELEKELQRQENEAHIQAQKEEEAAAEEIIEEEKVIIADSVDHEQPISSSDMSENQHLYPPGRIMHIVSTISNNPADLDNDHEGTIEERAEDHDHEREHVGIYETPRDLYGKLRLSRTMINDHYMPMYKKMMEKLLVELEK